In Acidobacteriota bacterium, the genomic stretch ACTTCGTCGGGCTGCACCTCGCGCACAATGTTGTCCAGCGAGGATTGGTCCGTTAAATCGCCTTCAACCAGTTCGATAAGGTCAACCATCTGGCCAATGCGGTCGAACTTCTCAACGCTGCTCCTGCGCACCAGGCCGAAAACCTTGTAACCCTTTTCCAAGAGAAGCTCGGCCAGGTAAGAACCGTCCTGGCCCGTGATGCCGGTAATCAACGCTCGCATTTTCCCTCCCGTGATGAAGTAAGCCTATTAGAGTAGGCTACATTCCCTTTGCCCTGCCCGAAATGGGACGTATGGGATTTTTCCCTTTTCGTGATGTAATTTTGTAACTCATTGATATATCATGATTTATGTTTCATTAGAAAGCCGTTTTCGAACGACACGCAAATTTCTGTTCGTTTCTGGCACAGCGCGTAAAATTTACGTTCATATGCGTTCCAGCGAATCCGCCGCCACATCAACCAGAACAGAACGATGGATCAGGTCGATTGAAAGCACCACGCGGGTGCTTCCGTGCCATCGCAGCAGTATGCCTTCCCGCCCCGCCAAAGGACCCGCCGTGATCCGCACACTGCATCCCGCCGTCAAATACGGGTGCGGCTCCGCGCAAATCCCTTCCGCCAATGCCGTGCGCAGGCTTTCAACTTCGCCGTCCTGCAACGCCACCGGCATGCCGTTGAACCCAACCAGACGGACCACCCCTTGCACCTTCAGAACCGGGAGTCGGTCCGCAAGGGCGAAGCGCGCAAACGTGTAGCCTGGAAACAGCGGCAGTTCCACCCAGTGTTCCCCGTTCTTCCAACGCCGCACGGTCCTGTAGAGCGGGAGGAATGCCTCAACCCCTTTGCCCCGCAGTTGTTCAGCGACGGACTTTTCGTGCCTCGACTTTGTGTAAGCCGCGTACCATCGTGCCGCGCCCCACTCAGGCGACATCTTCGGCTTACTGTGGAGGTCCCGCCGGGAATCTGGCGCTGGCGTCTCCCCAACACGCAAGGTATTAAGCCCGCAGGTCCCGGCGTCAATATAGCTCCGCCCCGTCACTTCGCTGGGTGTTTGTGACATAGCCCTTCATCAATTAACAAGCTGCTACCGGACCACATCCTAACTTCTGTTCGCTTCCTCTACCTTGGGCCCATTTCCGCCCGAGGCCTTTTTTCTTTCACCGCGAAATTTCTGTTGCAGCCATGTTGCCGCCGATCCCGGGCCGTTAGTCGATTTCCAGGGCAGGCTGGCGCGCAGGTCAGCCCAGACCTCAGCGGCCATCGCTTTGCGCGGATCATTCTGATCGGTTGCTTCCCAGGCCGAACGGGCGAGGATCCAGCTGACACAAAGAACGACCGCAAGCAAACCACCGAGAAGCATGATCAGCAACCGCGGAGGAAAAGATTTCTTCTGCGGCACCGCTGGTGGATCAAGGACTTTGACACTCGGGACTTCTTTGGCTTCCTGCACCTTAGCCAGTTCGTCCTGCTGGGTCAGGGTTTCAAAGATGGCTTCCTGCACCTTGGACCGGCGCAGTAAGTCGGCGTAGGTCATACCGAGCAGCGGCAGTTGGCGGATCGACGGGTACAGATCACCGGCTGAACTGTTTTCGTCTGCGCCCTTGCCGGCAATGTTTCGCAGGGAATTGCGCAACTCATTGACTCTGGCCTGCACAGAGCGCACACGCACATTGCTGTCCGTATAAATTTGTTTCAGCCCCTGGAGTTCTGATTCAGCGGCGATCAACTGCCCCTGCAGAGAAGCTGCCGCAGCCACCATCGCTCTACCCTGGGTCGGAACATCGATGGCGCCCTTTTGGCTTGCAAACTGGCTGAAGTGTTTCTCGGCGTCTTCGAGGTCAGCCTTTACCTGGTTCAAGCGTTGATCGAGGAAAACGCGTTCCCGATGCGCTGCGGAAGTGCTCAGATGCGTTACTACCCAGTTCAATTCGTTAACATATTCCTGGGCCATCGCTGCTGCCCGATGCGGGTCGTGATCTGTCACGGTAACGGAAATGATGCCACTCTGCCGATCCTCCGAAATAGATGTTCTTTCACCCAGTTTCTTGCGGGCATCCTCGATGTAACGTGCGCCGTAGAGCTTTTGCAGGTCGAATTTACCGATGAGATCGTCTTTGATGGTGTCGCTCCTGAGTATCC encodes the following:
- a CDS encoding UpxY family transcription antiterminator is translated as MSQTPSEVTGRSYIDAGTCGLNTLRVGETPAPDSRRDLHSKPKMSPEWGAARWYAAYTKSRHEKSVAEQLRGKGVEAFLPLYRTVRRWKNGEHWVELPLFPGYTFARFALADRLPVLKVQGVVRLVGFNGMPVALQDGEVESLRTALAEGICAEPHPYLTAGCSVRITAGPLAGREGILLRWHGSTRVVLSIDLIHRSVLVDVAADSLERI
- a CDS encoding lipopolysaccharide biosynthesis protein; amino-acid sequence: MSNRPTETAVGHERTYDPEELVIEHLDEESAHRARERSVMRAKLLWSSRRLLMRAALLGLIFAAAIAFMIPKRYQSTAQLMPPDQSVSSGTAMLAALSSRVGGGVAGLAESALGMKTTGALFVGILRSDTIKDDLIGKFDLQKLYGARYIEDARKKLGERTSISEDRQSGIISVTVTDHDPHRAAAMAQEYVNELNWVVTHLSTSAAHRERVFLDQRLNQVKADLEDAEKHFSQFASQKGAIDVPTQGRAMVAAAASLQGQLIAAESELQGLKQIYTDSNVRVRSVQARVNELRNSLRNIAGKGADENSSAGDLYPSIRQLPLLGMTYADLLRRSKVQEAIFETLTQQDELAKVQEAKEVPSVKVLDPPAVPQKKSFPPRLLIMLLGGLLAVVLCVSWILARSAWEATDQNDPRKAMAAEVWADLRASLPWKSTNGPGSAATWLQQKFRGERKKASGGNGPKVEEANRS